In Parasphingorhabdus halotolerans, a single window of DNA contains:
- a CDS encoding tetratricopeptide repeat protein — translation MRFSPAAIAMSLVLATVSSAGYSQSADVEIKARSVELMNQGEAAQNAGNFVLATDLYETALAVDPRNGSAFIALAQIARAEKLPGKAIRLYREALILDPNNLDALSGQGEALVQRGAVEKAKINLSRIETLCRTRCDQTDKLAAVIKESEKMPVMSAQAVTPKPQVGDEEPVTETP, via the coding sequence ATGCGTTTTTCTCCCGCCGCGATTGCTATGTCTCTGGTTTTGGCTACTGTTTCGAGTGCCGGTTATTCTCAGTCCGCCGATGTCGAGATCAAGGCCCGCTCGGTTGAACTGATGAATCAGGGTGAAGCAGCGCAAAATGCTGGAAATTTCGTGCTGGCTACGGACCTATATGAAACGGCTTTGGCGGTTGATCCGCGTAATGGCTCAGCCTTCATCGCGCTGGCCCAAATTGCCCGAGCAGAGAAATTGCCGGGCAAGGCGATCCGGCTCTATCGCGAGGCGCTCATTCTTGATCCCAATAATCTTGACGCTTTGTCAGGGCAGGGTGAAGCGCTCGTTCAGCGAGGCGCGGTTGAAAAAGCCAAAATCAACCTTTCGCGAATAGAAACGCTTTGCCGGACACGTTGTGACCAGACCGACAAGCTGGCTGCAGTCATTAAAGAGTCGGAGAAGATGCCGGTAATGTCGGCTCAGGCTGTTACGCCAAAACCGCAGGTCGGTGACGAAGAACCGGTTACAGAAACGCCATAA
- a CDS encoding RNA pyrophosphohydrolase — protein MLANKDGKVFVGQRLDAAASKYPDAWQMPQGGIDDGEDAETAALRELEEETGVTANHVTIIARCADEYLYDLPVELLGKIWKGKYRGQRQSWFLMRFNGDDAHINIQTAHAEFSSWKWTNPEDLPEMIVPFKRDLYRSVLKEFEPLI, from the coding sequence ATGCTAGCCAATAAAGACGGTAAAGTCTTTGTCGGTCAACGGCTTGACGCGGCAGCGAGCAAATATCCCGATGCCTGGCAAATGCCCCAGGGCGGGATTGATGATGGCGAGGACGCTGAAACCGCCGCTCTCCGTGAGCTAGAAGAAGAGACCGGGGTTACCGCTAACCATGTGACTATCATTGCCCGGTGCGCGGACGAATATCTCTATGACCTTCCGGTTGAGTTGCTCGGAAAGATCTGGAAAGGCAAATATCGCGGCCAGCGACAAAGCTGGTTCCTGATGCGGTTCAATGGTGACGATGCGCATATTAATATCCAGACGGCGCATGCGGAGTTTTCAAGCTGGAAATGGACGAACCCTGAAGACCTGCCGGAGATGATCGTTCCCTTCAAAAGGGACTTATACCGGTCGGTTCTGAAAGAATTTGAACCGCTGATTTAG
- a CDS encoding alpha/beta hydrolase: MTDAYVRPDVQMILQLLEQSDQPLMSEVEPVAAREMYNMMAAMLEADAVKIARIEDFSCPGPGGDIALRLYDNHVKRTEETPVIVFYHGGGFVIGDLDSHHSFCTYIAKQMDIPVVAVDYRLAPEAPFPAAPLDSIAATRWVADNQDALGLKISGLIPCGDSAGGNLTLVVGQVLAAEPASVPIVAQFPMYPATRMDAEGGSMDEFADGFLLTKDSMDYFSSHYAAKDDDIHVSPYLGDLSKSPPTVLVTAGLDPLRDQGRAYAADLIQHGVNTTFIEMPGNVHGFINIRKAVPSAAQDVDKMIAAWKTLLASL, from the coding sequence ATGACCGACGCTTATGTAAGACCCGATGTGCAGATGATTTTGCAATTGCTCGAACAATCCGATCAGCCCTTGATGTCTGAGGTTGAGCCTGTTGCCGCACGCGAAATGTACAATATGATGGCCGCGATGCTGGAGGCCGATGCGGTCAAAATCGCACGCATAGAAGATTTCTCGTGCCCGGGGCCCGGCGGCGATATCGCGCTGCGGCTCTATGACAACCATGTGAAACGCACGGAAGAGACGCCGGTTATAGTCTTTTATCACGGCGGCGGCTTCGTGATCGGTGATCTCGATTCCCATCACAGCTTTTGCACTTATATTGCCAAACAGATGGATATACCTGTTGTCGCGGTCGATTACCGGCTTGCCCCGGAGGCTCCGTTTCCTGCCGCTCCTTTGGACAGTATTGCAGCGACGCGTTGGGTTGCGGACAATCAGGATGCGTTGGGATTAAAAATCAGCGGCTTGATCCCTTGCGGTGACAGTGCAGGCGGAAATCTGACTCTGGTCGTCGGACAAGTGCTGGCAGCCGAACCCGCATCAGTTCCGATTGTCGCACAATTTCCTATGTATCCGGCCACACGGATGGATGCCGAAGGCGGTTCAATGGATGAATTTGCCGATGGCTTTCTGTTGACCAAGGACAGCATGGACTATTTCTCAAGCCACTACGCGGCGAAAGACGATGACATCCACGTCTCACCCTATCTGGGAGACCTCTCCAAATCGCCGCCAACGGTTCTGGTGACTGCCGGTCTTGATCCACTGCGTGATCAGGGCCGTGCCTATGCAGCCGATCTTATCCAGCATGGTGTGAACACGACCTTCATTGAAATGCCCGGAAACGTGCATGGATTTATCAATATCCGCAAAGCCGTGCCTTCCGCCGCGCAGGATGTGGATAAAATGATTGCGGCGTGGAAAACACTTTTGGCGTCACTCTAG
- a CDS encoding 2-oxoacid:acceptor oxidoreductase subunit alpha: MATALKQDDLGNNGPEGAENVVVRFAGDSGDGMQLTGGQFTLSTALAGSDLATFPDFPAEIRAPQGTLFGVSAFQINFGSRAIETAGDQPDVLIAMNPAALKTNVDALRTGGLIIADEGEFGKRNLDKAKYETNPLEDGSLAKWQLLKLNISELTLEAVKPFGLGNKEALRSKNMWTLGLALWMFERDRQPIVDWLNNKFAKLPDVAAANIAALNAGHAYGETAEISGDGLGGGHLQTRKIGAAPAEAGEYRTVTGAESISLGLVAGAQLAGLQMFFGGYPITPASAILHHLSRLKEFGITTFQAEDEIAAIAAAIGASYAGKLGVTSSSGPGIALKGEAMGLAIMTELPLVIVNSQRGGPSTGLPTKTEQSDLYQAVYGRNGDAPMPVIAARSPSDAFICAIEAVRIAVQYMTPVMLLTDGYIANAAEPWKIPDVSSLEPFPVSFLEKMPEDGLKPYSRDRKLARPWIKPGTPELMHRIGGIEKGIDTGHIDYGAANHQQMTEIRRDKVLGVADSIADQDVALGKAGGKLAVVGWGSTFGPIHQAVRRAVEAGKDVAHIHIRNIWPMPKNMGDLLKSYDRIIVPEMNTGQLKTVLRDQYLVDAKPVNKVSGQPFTIAEIEAAIEENLS; the protein is encoded by the coding sequence ATGGCTACCGCTCTCAAGCAGGACGACCTTGGTAACAATGGACCAGAGGGAGCGGAGAACGTAGTCGTCCGCTTTGCTGGCGATAGCGGCGACGGGATGCAGCTTACCGGCGGGCAATTTACCTTGTCTACCGCGCTCGCAGGCAGCGATCTTGCGACTTTTCCAGACTTTCCGGCAGAAATCCGCGCGCCGCAGGGGACATTATTCGGTGTTTCCGCTTTCCAGATTAACTTTGGTAGCCGTGCGATTGAGACGGCTGGCGACCAACCCGATGTTTTAATTGCAATGAATCCGGCCGCGCTAAAGACCAACGTTGATGCACTACGCACCGGAGGTTTGATCATCGCCGACGAAGGCGAGTTCGGGAAACGCAATCTCGACAAAGCCAAATATGAGACGAATCCGCTCGAAGACGGCTCGCTGGCTAAATGGCAATTGCTGAAACTGAACATATCCGAGCTGACTCTGGAAGCGGTGAAGCCCTTTGGTCTGGGCAACAAAGAAGCGCTGCGTTCCAAGAATATGTGGACGCTGGGACTTGCACTGTGGATGTTCGAGCGCGACCGTCAGCCGATTGTCGATTGGCTCAATAACAAATTTGCCAAGCTGCCCGATGTTGCTGCGGCCAATATTGCGGCCTTGAATGCTGGTCATGCTTATGGCGAGACCGCGGAAATCTCTGGTGACGGACTGGGCGGGGGTCACCTACAGACGCGAAAAATCGGCGCTGCACCGGCAGAAGCTGGCGAATATCGCACGGTTACGGGTGCGGAATCGATATCATTGGGATTGGTGGCCGGGGCGCAGCTTGCGGGTCTCCAAATGTTCTTTGGCGGCTATCCGATCACGCCCGCCTCGGCGATTTTGCATCACCTTTCGCGGCTCAAAGAATTTGGCATCACGACTTTTCAGGCAGAAGACGAGATTGCTGCTATCGCGGCGGCCATCGGGGCGAGCTACGCCGGTAAACTCGGTGTTACCTCATCTTCCGGACCCGGCATTGCGCTGAAGGGCGAGGCGATGGGCCTTGCGATTATGACCGAATTGCCTTTGGTGATTGTCAACTCACAACGTGGCGGTCCTTCAACCGGCCTGCCAACCAAAACCGAGCAATCGGATCTTTATCAGGCGGTCTATGGCCGCAATGGCGATGCGCCGATGCCGGTGATCGCTGCCCGTTCGCCAAGCGATGCCTTTATATGCGCGATTGAGGCGGTACGGATTGCGGTGCAATATATGACGCCAGTCATGCTTCTGACCGATGGATATATCGCCAATGCAGCGGAACCGTGGAAGATTCCTGATGTATCGTCACTCGAACCTTTTCCGGTCTCGTTTCTCGAAAAAATGCCGGAAGATGGACTGAAACCCTATAGTCGCGATAGGAAACTCGCGCGCCCATGGATCAAACCGGGCACGCCGGAACTAATGCACCGGATTGGCGGCATCGAAAAAGGCATTGATACCGGACATATCGATTACGGCGCGGCGAACCACCAACAAATGACCGAAATCCGGCGTGATAAAGTGCTCGGTGTTGCCGACAGCATAGCCGATCAGGACGTTGCGCTCGGCAAAGCAGGCGGCAAGCTGGCCGTTGTCGGTTGGGGTTCAACCTTCGGGCCCATCCATCAGGCGGTGCGCCGTGCGGTGGAGGCGGGCAAAGATGTCGCGCATATCCATATCCGCAATATCTGGCCAATGCCAAAGAATATGGGCGATTTGCTGAAAAGCTATGACAGGATCATCGTCCCGGAAATGAACACCGGACAGTTGAAAACGGTTTTGCGTGACCAGTATTTGGTCGATGCCAAACCGGTCAATAAAGTGTCCGGTCAGCCGTTTACTATCGCCGAAATTGAAGCGGCGATTGAGGAGAATTTGTCATGA
- a CDS encoding 2-oxoacid:ferredoxin oxidoreductase subunit beta, with product MNEMTKITTLKDWETDQEVRWCPGCGDYAILKAVQRTMPELGVLPENTLFISGIGCSSRFPYYMETYGFHTIHGRAPAVATGAKLANPDLDVWIITGDGDALSIGGNHTMHLLRRNLDCQIMLFNNEIYGLTKGQYSPTSRVGTSSPSTPYGSVDRPASPCAFALGAGARFVARGIDIDKRLTDVLKAAHAHKGASFIEIFQNCIVYNKDVFEEFAAKKTAASTQLMLADGEPMLFEKGEKGITLNRETLELKVVDVVDGDWQAAGVIVHDVTNRSVAHMLIEMPFGEFPMAIGVLYDDPRPTFEAAVVEQNAKAAEGKKPDLQALLSKGQTWTVSESGADGPEL from the coding sequence ATGAACGAGATGACCAAAATAACGACCCTCAAAGATTGGGAAACCGATCAGGAAGTCCGCTGGTGCCCGGGCTGCGGTGACTATGCGATCCTGAAAGCTGTGCAGCGGACGATGCCTGAACTCGGCGTGTTACCGGAAAACACGTTGTTTATCAGCGGTATCGGCTGCTCGTCTCGCTTTCCTTATTATATGGAAACCTATGGATTCCACACAATCCACGGCCGCGCGCCAGCGGTGGCGACCGGCGCGAAGCTTGCCAATCCTGATCTGGATGTCTGGATCATAACGGGCGATGGTGACGCGCTTTCGATTGGCGGCAATCACACGATGCACTTGTTGCGGCGAAATCTGGATTGCCAGATCATGCTGTTCAATAATGAGATTTATGGCCTGACCAAAGGCCAATATTCGCCAACATCGCGGGTAGGAACAAGCAGCCCGTCGACGCCCTATGGGTCGGTGGATCGCCCGGCCAGCCCCTGTGCTTTTGCTCTTGGGGCAGGCGCCCGGTTTGTCGCGCGCGGGATTGATATCGATAAGCGGCTGACCGATGTTCTGAAAGCGGCACATGCGCACAAGGGCGCGTCATTTATCGAGATATTTCAAAATTGTATCGTCTACAACAAGGACGTATTCGAGGAATTTGCGGCGAAGAAGACCGCAGCTTCGACCCAGTTAATGCTGGCTGATGGCGAACCGATGCTGTTTGAAAAAGGCGAAAAGGGCATCACGCTAAACCGTGAAACGCTAGAACTCAAAGTTGTCGATGTGGTCGATGGCGATTGGCAGGCGGCAGGCGTCATCGTCCATGACGTCACCAATCGTTCGGTAGCGCATATGCTGATCGAAATGCCTTTTGGTGAGTTTCCCATGGCAATCGGCGTGCTCTATGATGACCCTCGCCCGACTTTTGAAGCGGCGGTTGTCGAGCAGAATGCCAAGGCTGCGGAAGGCAAGAAACCTGATTTGCAGGCTTTGCTCAGCAAGGGGCAAACTTGGACGGTTAGTGAAAGCGGAGCTGACGGCCCGGAGTTATAA
- a CDS encoding GxxExxY protein, with amino-acid sequence MKDLEEIARIAVNCGFKIHKEFGPGLLESVYEVLLFESLKDQGLSAERQKIIPITFKGKVLEEAFRADIIVEGQLLIELKSTERHAPVHAKQVLTYLRLMNLQLGFLMNFGSYTFKDGIKRLSNDYYAPKRTF; translated from the coding sequence TTGAAGGATCTTGAGGAGATTGCGCGAATTGCCGTTAATTGCGGATTTAAGATTCATAAGGAATTCGGGCCGGGACTTTTGGAGTCCGTTTATGAAGTTTTGCTGTTCGAGAGTTTGAAGGATCAAGGTCTTTCTGCCGAAAGGCAGAAAATAATTCCCATCACATTTAAGGGCAAAGTGCTGGAGGAGGCATTTCGCGCTGATATAATTGTCGAAGGCCAACTTTTGATTGAACTTAAGTCCACTGAGCGTCATGCTCCTGTCCACGCAAAACAAGTGCTCACCTATCTCCGCCTGATGAATCTTCAGCTTGGATTTCTTATGAATTTTGGCTCTTATACTTTCAAAGATGGCATTAAGCGTCTGTCCAATGATTATTATGCTCCCAAAAGAACCTTTTAA
- a CDS encoding metal-dependent hydrolase, with the protein MDNLTHSLAGAVLGQMGLKKKTGLGMATLIIAANIPDIDALAVLMGGQQHLAIRRGLTHGPIAMLVLPLILTGLMICFDRWQAKRGKRPEGRLPVHKGWLLALAFIGTLSHPAMDWLNSYGVRVLEPFSSTWIAGDSIFIIDIWIWIALIAGVWISRRREKSNMGNWQRPAWISFAAICAYIFANGAITGVAEARTTHWLKYSAHVEPELVVANPLPVTFWKRAMLWRSEDRYGQKDFDIFSPDVERYQKEAGEPGTQNDFDHPAVARAGYIDPEARAYLFWTRMPVATVEDRGENFLVTLRDQRFMISGIGDRFVVRTAVPKDRLEPGGE; encoded by the coding sequence ATGGATAACTTAACCCACAGCCTCGCCGGGGCAGTACTCGGCCAGATGGGCCTGAAAAAGAAAACCGGCCTCGGCATGGCGACGCTAATCATCGCGGCTAACATCCCGGATATTGATGCGTTGGCGGTGCTTATGGGCGGGCAGCAGCATCTGGCAATCCGTCGCGGACTTACACATGGACCGATCGCGATGCTTGTCCTGCCGCTCATTCTTACTGGATTGATGATCTGCTTTGATCGCTGGCAGGCGAAGCGCGGGAAGCGGCCGGAAGGGCGTTTGCCGGTTCACAAGGGCTGGTTGCTGGCGCTGGCCTTTATCGGCACGCTGAGCCATCCGGCGATGGATTGGCTCAATAGCTATGGCGTGCGTGTCCTCGAACCGTTCAGCAGCACCTGGATCGCCGGTGATTCGATCTTCATTATCGATATCTGGATATGGATCGCGCTTATCGCTGGCGTCTGGATTTCGCGTCGGCGAGAGAAAAGTAATATGGGCAATTGGCAGCGCCCCGCCTGGATCAGTTTCGCCGCTATCTGCGCCTATATTTTCGCAAATGGCGCGATTACCGGTGTGGCGGAAGCGCGGACGACGCATTGGCTTAAATATAGCGCTCATGTTGAACCGGAGCTGGTTGTTGCCAATCCACTCCCGGTGACGTTCTGGAAACGGGCGATGCTTTGGCGCAGCGAAGATCGTTATGGCCAAAAAGATTTTGATATATTCTCGCCTGATGTGGAGCGGTATCAAAAAGAAGCTGGTGAACCGGGTACACAAAATGATTTCGACCATCCTGCTGTTGCTAGGGCCGGGTATATTGACCCCGAGGCGCGCGCTTATCTGTTCTGGACCCGGATGCCGGTGGCGACTGTCGAAGATAGAGGGGAGAACTTTCTCGTCACGTTGCGCGACCAGCGGTTTATGATTTCAGGGATCGGCGACCGGTTTGTTGTGCGAACCGCTGTCCCGAAAGACAGGTTGGAACCGGGCGGGGAATAG
- a CDS encoding cryptochrome/photolyase family protein, with protein sequence MTKPNIIWFRRDLRLSDQAAVIAAASEGPVIPVYILDDETPKHRKMGGASRWWLHHSLASLAQRLEEKGSRLILRSGDSAEILANIARQTGAIKIHALRHYEPWWLNAESHLQGALDDECELVLHDGNYLQPAGAITTGSGDPYKIYTPFWKALRETMPPPEPQPVPQQINAPNSWPDGDDLNDWELLPTKPNWATGFAENWKPGEDGARVNLDAFVDIAKQYDEGRNLPSEQLVSRLSPHLHFGEISPNHIWHRVTGKDPAAFKSVETYLKELVWRDYAQNVIYQCPQYGGESYREKMRDLPWRDLNDTDVQADFEAWSQGKTGYPIVDAGMRELWATGWMHNRVRMIASSFLIKHLLIDWREGEKWFWDTLVDADYGSNTVNWQWGAGTGVDSNMFVRIMAPLTQSEKFNAGDYIRKWVPELVNLDDPYIHDPEEHGCRPNSYPTKIIAHKKGRQRALDAYAKVK encoded by the coding sequence ATGACCAAACCAAACATCATCTGGTTCCGCCGCGATCTGCGACTTTCTGATCAGGCCGCTGTTATTGCAGCAGCGTCTGAAGGCCCCGTCATTCCCGTTTATATCCTGGACGATGAAACGCCCAAGCATCGCAAGATGGGCGGAGCCTCACGCTGGTGGTTGCATCATTCATTGGCCTCGCTGGCGCAGCGCCTGGAAGAAAAAGGGAGTCGCCTCATCCTGCGCAGCGGGGACAGTGCGGAAATTCTTGCCAATATCGCCCGGCAAACCGGCGCTATCAAAATCCATGCCCTCCGTCATTATGAACCTTGGTGGCTCAATGCGGAAAGTCATTTGCAGGGCGCGCTGGATGATGAATGCGAACTGGTCCTGCACGATGGCAATTACCTGCAACCGGCGGGAGCCATTACCACCGGCAGCGGTGATCCCTATAAAATCTACACGCCGTTCTGGAAGGCCTTGCGCGAAACGATGCCGCCGCCCGAACCGCAGCCGGTACCGCAACAAATTAATGCGCCCAATAGCTGGCCCGATGGCGATGATCTGAACGATTGGGAATTGCTACCGACCAAGCCGAACTGGGCGACGGGATTTGCCGAAAACTGGAAGCCGGGAGAGGATGGCGCTCGCGTCAATCTCGACGCATTTGTCGACATAGCGAAACAATATGACGAAGGTCGTAATCTGCCATCGGAACAACTGGTTTCCCGACTGTCTCCGCATCTGCATTTCGGCGAGATCAGCCCCAACCACATCTGGCACCGCGTCACGGGAAAGGACCCGGCCGCCTTCAAGAGCGTTGAAACCTATCTCAAGGAACTGGTGTGGCGCGATTACGCACAGAATGTGATCTACCAATGTCCGCAATATGGCGGTGAAAGTTACCGCGAGAAAATGCGCGATCTGCCTTGGCGGGACTTGAATGATACCGACGTGCAAGCCGATTTTGAGGCTTGGAGCCAAGGAAAGACCGGTTATCCGATTGTCGACGCAGGTATGCGCGAGCTCTGGGCGACCGGCTGGATGCACAATCGCGTGCGGATGATAGCTTCCAGTTTCCTCATCAAGCATTTGCTAATCGACTGGCGCGAAGGTGAGAAGTGGTTTTGGGACACGCTGGTTGATGCGGATTACGGCAGTAATACGGTGAACTGGCAATGGGGCGCTGGTACTGGCGTTGATAGCAATATGTTCGTCCGGATTATGGCCCCGCTAACCCAATCCGAGAAATTTAATGCCGGTGATTATATCCGCAAATGGGTGCCGGAGCTGGTCAACCTTGACGATCCCTATATTCACGATCCCGAAGAACATGGGTGCCGCCCGAATAGCTATCCTACCAAAATCATAGCTCATAAAAAAGGGCGGCAACGCGCTTTGGATGCCTATGCCAAGGTCAAATAG
- a CDS encoding SDR family NAD(P)-dependent oxidoreductase: protein MRKLSGKFCVVTGAARGIGKAIAKAFVDERATVLLTDISLDELDACGKELGCEVLELDVQNEAHWERLAKLYPSADVVVNNAGITGFETGPASHDPENASLEDWRAVHRVNLDGTFMGCRYAIKAMKGKGNGSIINISSRSGMVGIPGAAAYASSKAAIRNHSKTVALYCAQNGWNIRCNSIHPAAIMTPMWEPMLGDGPQREEAIKAMVKETPMQRFGEASEVAAVAVLLASDEAAYITGTEITIDGGILAGSAAAPGRAE, encoded by the coding sequence ATGCGAAAATTATCAGGAAAATTTTGCGTGGTCACCGGCGCCGCACGTGGTATTGGCAAAGCGATTGCAAAGGCATTTGTCGATGAACGTGCGACGGTGCTGCTCACCGACATTTCACTGGACGAGCTGGACGCATGTGGGAAGGAGCTGGGCTGCGAAGTTCTCGAGCTTGATGTCCAGAACGAGGCGCATTGGGAGCGGCTTGCAAAACTGTATCCCTCGGCAGACGTAGTCGTCAATAATGCGGGCATCACTGGGTTTGAAACAGGCCCCGCCTCGCATGATCCGGAAAATGCGTCGCTGGAGGACTGGCGTGCCGTGCATCGAGTCAATCTGGACGGTACCTTCATGGGGTGCCGCTATGCGATCAAAGCGATGAAGGGAAAGGGCAATGGTTCCATCATCAATATCTCCTCGCGCTCTGGCATGGTCGGAATTCCAGGCGCCGCCGCCTATGCTTCGTCCAAGGCTGCCATCCGCAATCATAGCAAAACGGTCGCGCTATATTGCGCGCAAAATGGCTGGAACATTCGCTGCAACTCGATCCACCCGGCGGCGATTATGACGCCGATGTGGGAACCCATGCTGGGCGATGGTCCGCAGCGCGAAGAAGCGATCAAGGCAATGGTGAAAGAAACGCCGATGCAGCGTTTTGGTGAGGCGAGCGAGGTCGCCGCTGTGGCTGTGCTTTTGGCCTCGGATGAGGCTGCTTATATCACGGGAACGGAGATCACCATTGATGGCGGGATTCTTGCCGGTTCAGCCGCCGCTCCCGGACGGGCGGAATAA
- a CDS encoding SAM-dependent methyltransferase has product MNAETPKRGTHLLDARKRFGTGGGFLARIAAPGFHRILDRIDAGMDHGTFEAQLPDGTTRILGGRGEGPTARIILHSWKSLLRLVSSGTIGWYRAWELGEWESPDMVNVFDLFPRNRAGLKDTGRAGGLFRLIAKSRHSKRRNDKARARQNIQYHYDLGNDFYALWLDKTMSYSSAIFEDDAGKTESLEEAQAKKVAEIANRLDARPGQKLLEIGCGWGHLSGSLARDHGLEVTGISLSDEQTDWARKHNPEAQFLIQDYRDVAGEYDAIASVEMVEAVGQKYWSDFLDCITRNLKPGGRAAIQYISIADDIFEQYAASADFIQTYIFPGGMLLSESRFRALAEKRGLDWVDQHNFGMDYAETLKIWRERFDDVVENGDLPAGFDEHFVRLWRFYLAYCEGGFRAGSIDVAQVTLIKT; this is encoded by the coding sequence ATGAACGCAGAAACACCGAAACGGGGAACCCATTTACTCGACGCGCGCAAGCGCTTTGGCACTGGCGGCGGTTTTCTTGCCCGCATAGCAGCGCCCGGGTTCCATCGGATATTGGACCGGATCGACGCGGGCATGGACCACGGCACCTTTGAAGCGCAGCTTCCCGATGGTACCACGCGAATATTGGGTGGACGCGGCGAGGGGCCGACCGCCAGGATAATATTGCACAGCTGGAAGTCTCTGTTGCGACTGGTGAGTTCCGGAACCATCGGTTGGTATCGGGCCTGGGAACTGGGCGAATGGGAAAGCCCGGATATGGTCAATGTGTTTGATCTGTTCCCCCGCAACCGTGCGGGCCTGAAAGACACTGGCCGCGCTGGCGGCCTCTTTCGCCTGATTGCCAAATCACGACACTCCAAACGGCGTAATGACAAAGCGCGGGCGCGCCAGAACATCCAGTATCATTATGATTTGGGCAATGATTTTTATGCGCTCTGGCTTGATAAAACCATGAGCTACTCCAGCGCCATTTTTGAGGATGACGCGGGCAAAACGGAATCGCTGGAGGAAGCGCAGGCGAAGAAAGTCGCGGAAATCGCAAATCGACTGGACGCCAGGCCGGGACAGAAGTTGCTCGAAATCGGCTGCGGCTGGGGCCATTTGTCTGGCAGTTTGGCGCGTGACCATGGCCTCGAGGTCACCGGCATTTCGTTGTCTGACGAACAAACTGATTGGGCGCGCAAACATAACCCGGAAGCGCAGTTCCTCATTCAGGACTATCGCGATGTGGCTGGTGAGTATGACGCGATAGCTAGCGTGGAAATGGTGGAAGCGGTCGGGCAGAAATACTGGTCTGACTTTCTGGATTGTATTACACGCAATCTGAAGCCGGGCGGACGGGCTGCGATTCAATATATCAGCATTGCCGATGATATTTTTGAGCAATATGCAGCCAGTGCAGATTTTATACAGACGTATATTTTCCCCGGCGGGATGTTGCTTTCGGAAAGCCGGTTCCGTGCGCTGGCGGAAAAACGCGGTCTGGATTGGGTGGATCAACATAATTTCGGAATGGACTATGCAGAGACACTGAAAATATGGCGTGAGCGGTTTGATGATGTGGTTGAAAACGGTGATTTGCCAGCGGGGTTCGATGAGCATTTCGTGCGTCTGTGGCGCTTCTATCTCGCTTATTGTGAAGGCGGTTTTCGTGCTGGCAGCATTGATGTGGCGCAAGTCACTTTGATAAAAACATGA